The Cydia splendana chromosome 2, ilCydSple1.2, whole genome shotgun sequence nucleotide sequence tatacagccaagtgtaaaaatatgggtgcacacatcatctcaaaaatatgtcccatagatcttatgtcagcgaattaagaacatgggacatatttttgagtaagttcgctggcccaatattacagggttctatgttgtattttcaagatagttgaaattcgacttaatgtcactataacaatgttcaaatttcagttcgataaaagtgaaacatagaaccctgtaatattggggcagcgaggTTGTCTACAACCATATTttaacgggtctctattgtttcccaaatagttttaagtcataatgtattatttgtccgaattttcgttagtcataattggtttttctcagaaacgcgtaacttttcaagATTGCCatataacaaacctaacctaacctatctataggataaccttacgaaaatccggaaaagttaacggtttcagttttatgactaacgataatatgacaaacaatacattatgacttaaaactttatgggaaacaaagggacccctatttttacacttgattgtacagttaggagtgttgctgtttgtaccaatagtaataacaaaaacttatttttttttaaataataaaaaaaacgaaacacaTTAAGGAcaaaattttattatacaaaagTGCAATGTGGTgcaataatttaataacaatTAAATAACATAATCTAGTGGAAGGAAGAATATCGGAAAATGCTTTTACAGACATAAATCTGGCATAAAGGCAGGTGCTGCATCGATTACGGTGTATACACCTTTACATTTTGACACTTAAAACGTATTTCACATAAAAATAAGTTAGGGTGGAGACAAGAAACCAATACACTTATGATCACCTCCCCATGAACTTCTAAGGCGATGACAGATGGCGCCACTTGAGTTTTTAAATCTCGTGTATTTTTTGCATACATAACTTGCTAATGCGATGCAATGTATTACCTAATGTAAATATGATCGAACGTTTTTATGGAGACTAACAGTCCTTACTATATACCTGTCTCTGACCGTTTAAGGCAAACTAAGCGACGCCATCATTCATTACTATCACAATCCTAAATTTCATTAACAAGAACCATAACTTCAGGCTTCAAATAAACATCCTTATTCGGACTACTATTAATCTGATCTATCACGGACGCGTGCCACGCGAAAGTGAGCACCGTGGCCGGTACCAGCCGAAGGTCGATTAGGGTCTTAGTCGCGTCCTCTTCGAGGGTCAATTTGTGGCCGGTGGGCGTGTTGAGGATGAAGGGTAGGTCGTATTCTAGGTTTTGTTGGACGAAGTCGTGGATTTCGTTGTAGTGTTCGTATACGGAGAATGTAccctgaaagaaaaaaaataataagcaTGTGTTTGCAAAGataaattacaattttcatGTCTCATAGTTGAATATTCCACTACGAAAAACTTATCTTATTTATTGCTATTAGCAAAAATTTAGTAAAGACGCGTATTATCAAAgtaaatttgtaaaatttgtagtcacagtaaatttactgtcaccttttttattaatttaatactttaaaacttttagaacggcATTTGACTTTTatccttgttctttcactgatgtgTTAAAAAtcaaatggtgtcgccatctacacgagtataggccaaaggtatggcgctatcgctcgaaaagatggtaccatacctttggcctatcctcgagtagatggcgatactttttgacatttaacaaatttaacacataaaacacaaatggcgttctaaatgtttttaacatttgtgtcgaaagatggcagtaaatgtactgactacataatttactttgacaatattcctgtATTTCAAATCTCTTTGCTATTAGTAATAAATAGGTCATGAGTTTCATGACCCATATAAAACGAATGCAACGTCACCTGCAAAAGTATCCCGTCGGGGAACCGAACCCGTATGATGGCGAACTTGTACTTGCGCATCTCCCGCAGCTCGTCCTTCTCACGCATCGCCTTCGTGCGGAGCATCTGCATCTTCTCTATGGCCTCGGTTCTGTAAGAATAGTTTGATGAATAAGGGAGTAACGCAATAAAAATCTCGTTAGCGCGATGTAGAAATCGCGCGTTCGGTTCAGCGCCATCTACCGTCATATCGAGTAAACATTTACCTCAGTTGCTGTTCTCGCTTGATGTCCTCAGGCTTGAGCGCGTAGAAGGAAGGCGGTAGCTGCACCTTGGTGACGCCTGCGATGGCAGCAGCACTTGTAGACCGCGGTCTAGTTCAAGAGGTAGGTATCGGCTAATACTATCTGAACCCTTGCATATGCCATCAATGCCATCATCCATCAGTCACAAATGAAATCCACAATTCGAAAAGATTCTCCAACCCTTATATGTATACTAACGCAATAAAAATCTCGTTAGCGCGATGCAGTAATCGCCGCTTTCGGTTCAGCGCCATCTACCGTCATATCGAGTAAACATTTACCTCAGTTGCTGTTCTCGCTTGATGTCCTCAGGCTTGAGTGCGTAGAAGGAAGGCGGGAGCTGCACCTTGGTGACGGCCTGCGATGGCAGCAGCACTTGTAGACCGCGATCTAGCTCTAGAGGGATTGGCTCGGCTGAACGGAGCGCTTCTATTAGGGTCTGAAAAAAAGGTATAAATGAATTTTGTACTGCGTTGATAACTACCCTCTGTCCTTCCCTGGGCCTCAAAATATCTTCATACCAAATTTAAGTTCAGAGGTTTAAAGGAAACAGACACACAGATGGGGGTaatttcacatttataatattagtagggatttaAGAATTGTAGAGAAATAGAATTTTTGAAATAAAGGAAAGGAATGTTCCCAGTGAAAATAGATAGTTTTTGTATCAAAAATTACAACCTTGTGAGATTCGCTGGATGTGGGTTTATCCAGAAAGCACTGGGGGGGTCTAAACAAGGGCACAAATTGACTGAGTGTATGAACCCTGTGACGTTTGTAAATCTTAGGATTGAGATGTACCAtagcccacactgttaactgtacatcggtggacacAGTTAGgattgttgctgtttgtactggGACGGCTCACGGTTGACGCTACATACACGGCGTTTCTATAACTGGTAACGAGACCCGAGCGTAAGGCAGACAGTTTAGccgtattaaataataataattttagcttttggatgagactagctcaggaccgggataagtggcgtacacgaagagaggcctatgctcagcagtgggcgactgaaggctagaatgatgatgatgatgatgaaataataTAGCAGTAGGTATCTTACAATCAAACTCTCGACGCTAGGCAGGCTGTCCTTGTTGAACACCAAGTACTCTTCATCCTGGCCGTCCGGGTTGGGCAGCGTCTGCTGAGTAAACCCAGCTGCCATCAGCAGGTCCATTGAGCCCTCTATAGGTTGTACGCGGTCTGTGAACGCTCTGCAATAAGAAAAAATGACTATCGTTATTAAATGAAAGTCTTTTCTCTATgaactacttacttacttggttggcgcgatgacccaaaatgaatCTTGGCCTCCAACGCAAaagcacgccactttgatcggtccatacaaaaataagtcCTTTTGAAAAGACGCTCCTCAAATGATAAACCGAAACAAATGTCATATACGAAGAAAAAGTGACTAAGGCCTCCAGCGCCCAGGGTTAGAATAGTCCAACCGGATCACGGCGGCATGAGTcgatttttccaagtatatgcaatTTCCTGAGGGCTTGTGTtgccccctggccatccctaAGGTAGAAACAGTACGGTTCGACCTCCTAACCGAAGGTAAGGGACCTTTCCGTTATCTGTATCAATTCACTTTTAAAAATATAGCATAAAGTTAAGTTTGCGTCCTCACTAATTCATAACCAAGCATGAGATTTgtctaatgtttatttattaactataaTATTTTCCTAATAACCTGATAAGTAAAGATAACAAATGAAAAGATAAAAACTTGCCTATTAGACATCCTGATCTTTTGATACTTCTCCTCCTCTGGATAAGTGACTATGTTTTCTAGGTACTTGCACAGCGTTTCCACACAGGTGTTCACCTGGAATAATAATATGACCAAATTGTAATTTATTGGAAATGCCTTAGTGTATAAGGCCTGAGacgcctgagtggacgctcgagtt carries:
- the LOC134802014 gene encoding UBX domain-containing protein 6 isoform X2 translates to MADKIINFFKKKKSDVQFKRAGPGHKLSEATLTSQSSASVKNEPVVRRTGLSAESKTAAEAALARMQKKSTNPGFNTSYAAIQAQVKKELENEKATTSKPQELKPDSEAQKDNTEELMLPKNMATNGVFFKCPMINDEVLTKQEWKAKIKAFLYEQLEEERGLTACLIIQSCNDNREKVNTCVETLCKYLENIVTYPEEEKYQKIRMSNRAFTDRVQPIEGSMDLLMAAGFTQQTLPNPDGQDEEYLVFNKDSLPSVESLITLIEALRSAEPIPLELDRGLQVLLPSQAVTKVQLPPSFYALKPEDIKREQQLRTEAIEKMQMLRTKAMREKDELREMRKYKFAIIRVRFPDGILLQGTFSVYEHYNEIHDFVQQNLEYDLPFILNTPTGHKLTLEEDATKTLIDLRLVPATVLTFAWHASVIDQINSSPNKDVYLKPEVMVLVNEI
- the LOC134802014 gene encoding UBX domain-containing protein 6 isoform X1, whose product is MADKIINFFKKKKSDVQFKRAGPGHKLSEATLTSQSSASVKNEPVVRRTGLSAESKTAAEAALARMQKKSTNPGFNTSYAAIQAQVKKELENEKATTSKPQELKPDSEAQKDNTEELMLPKNMATNGVFFKCPMINDEVLTKQEWKAKIKAFLYEQLEEERGLTACLIIQSCNDNREKVNTCVETLCKYLENIVTYPEEEKYQKIRMSNRAFTDRVQPIEGSMDLLMAAGFTQQTLPNPDGQDEEYLVFNKDSLPSVESLITLIEALRSAEPIPLELDRGLQVLLPSQAVTKVQLPPSFYALKPEDIKREQQLRTEAIEKMQMLRTKAMREKDELREMRKYKFAIIRVRFPDGILLQGTFSVYEHYNEIHDFVQQNLEYDLPFILNTPTGHKLTLEEDATKTLIDLRLVPATVLTFAWHASVIDQINSSPNKDVYLKPEVMVLVNEI